Proteins from a single region of Desulfovibrio sp.:
- a CDS encoding ABC transporter ATP-binding protein, translating to MKNTPPKIVCDKVCKTFVQKRTQLVHVLKDISLEVHEQEFLVILGPGQCGKTTLLRTIAGLETPTSGTITMNGKTLNGPTPDIGLVFQSYMLFPWKTVRQNVEIGLEVRGLDKDEVRKVSGHYLGMVGLHGFENYYPHQLSGGMKQRVGIARAYSLNPQVMLLDEPFGQLDAQTRFFMEQETERIWQMDKRTMIFVTNNIDEALFLADRIVTMEDKLPGHVKSSYDVPLARPRDTMDPEFLELRARITEEQKLTL from the coding sequence ATGAAAAACACGCCGCCCAAAATCGTCTGTGACAAAGTTTGCAAAACATTTGTGCAAAAGCGGACCCAGCTTGTCCACGTGCTCAAGGATATTTCCCTTGAGGTGCACGAGCAGGAATTTCTGGTCATCCTTGGCCCCGGCCAGTGCGGCAAAACCACGCTGCTGCGGACCATAGCCGGGCTGGAAACGCCCACCTCCGGCACCATAACCATGAACGGCAAAACGCTGAATGGGCCGACCCCTGATATCGGCCTCGTGTTCCAGAGCTACATGCTCTTCCCCTGGAAGACCGTTCGTCAGAACGTGGAAATAGGCCTGGAAGTACGTGGCCTGGATAAAGACGAAGTACGCAAGGTTTCTGGCCACTACCTGGGCATGGTGGGCTTGCACGGCTTTGAAAACTACTATCCCCACCAGCTTTCGGGGGGCATGAAGCAGCGTGTGGGCATTGCCCGCGCCTACTCGCTCAACCCCCAGGTCATGCTGCTGGATGAACCTTTTGGTCAGCTTGACGCACAGACGCGCTTTTTTATGGAGCAGGAAACCGAACGCATCTGGCAGATGGACAAGCGCACCATGATCTTTGTTACCAATAACATTGACGAAGCGCTCTTTCTTGCTGACCGGATAGTGACAATGGAAGACAAGCTGCCCGGCCACGTCAAATCGTCGTACGACGTGCCTTTGGCGCGCCCCCGCGACACGATGGACCCGGAATTTCTGGAGCTGCGAGCGCGCATCACGGAAGAACAGAAGCTGACCCTTTGA
- the gcvH gene encoding glycine cleavage system protein GcvH — protein sequence MKDLNDIILPEDVGFTDEHVWLRIEGEEALVGISDFAQDQLGEIAFVDLPAEGAHFGAGDEFGTVESLKSVNPLYMPVAGTILAANEELEAIPTLVNVSPYEKGWMLRIKPDSTADAATLADSAAYRALLQKN from the coding sequence ATGAAAGACCTGAACGACATCATCCTGCCCGAGGATGTGGGTTTCACCGACGAGCACGTGTGGCTCCGCATTGAAGGAGAGGAAGCGCTGGTGGGCATCAGCGACTTTGCCCAGGACCAGCTGGGAGAAATTGCCTTTGTGGACCTGCCTGCGGAAGGCGCGCACTTTGGCGCTGGCGACGAATTTGGCACAGTGGAATCCCTCAAGTCTGTCAACCCCTTGTACATGCCCGTGGCAGGCACAATACTGGCCGCCAACGAAGAGTTGGAAGCCATCCCGACCCTTGTAAACGTTTCACCCTATGAAAAGGGCTGGATGCTGCGCATCAAACCTGACAGCACCGCCGATGCCGCCACCCTTGCCGACAGCGCCGCCTACAGGGCCCTGTTGCAGAAAAACTAG
- a CDS encoding OsmC family protein produces the protein MSHELSVSLTRQGSKVDLDMQSGVLGVLSIDGSAASADEKAGTAKKLLAASALYCYCAALDKALDTRNAKYEIIEGKATLQTGTDDMGRGRVTGIALDVTVRMDEEYEFIFDRVEKIMRQGCLVTSSLHQAFPVTYNLKLAEADD, from the coding sequence ATGTCTCATGAACTCAGCGTTTCTCTCACCCGTCAGGGCAGCAAGGTAGATCTGGACATGCAGTCCGGCGTCCTTGGCGTGCTCTCCATTGACGGCAGCGCCGCCTCCGCTGATGAAAAGGCGGGAACGGCCAAGAAGCTTCTGGCCGCCTCCGCGCTGTATTGCTACTGCGCGGCTCTGGACAAGGCTCTGGACACTCGTAACGCCAAGTACGAAATCATCGAAGGCAAGGCCACATTGCAGACTGGCACGGACGATATGGGCCGTGGACGCGTTACTGGCATTGCCCTTGATGTGACCGTCCGTATGGATGAGGAATACGAGTTTATTTTTGACCGCGTGGAAAAAATCATGCGTCAGGGGTGCCTTGTGACCTCCTCACTGCACCAGGCCTTTCCCGTCACCTACAATCTCAAGCTTGCCGAAGCCGACGACTAG
- the lpdA gene encoding dihydrolipoyl dehydrogenase: protein MSNQKKKLTIIGGGPGGYTAAFEAARAGMDVTLVESRAMGGTCLNNGCIPTKTIKASAEALETAQNAARFGLRIEGGVSVDPAAVLARKERVCDTLRTGLEKTCAALGVTLVRGSGRLLHSGMVQADCADGKREIASDYVILATGSRPVDLPGLRADHKHILTSDDALKLDYVPSSLIIVGGGVIGCELACIYQAFGSTVTVVEGQNRLLPVPSIDEEVSTLLQREMKKRRITCELGQTLTQIRVDENGVHGVLATSPFAGPDAKPRPEKPISAEMVLVTVGRTPNTEGLGLKEAGVAVDERGWIRADEHMRTSVPNVYAIGDALGPSRVMLAHVASMEAMCAVKGCLSGGQGPIMDYRHVPSAIFTSPEIGCVGMSERQARDAGFVVKTSLLHVRELGKAQAMDALPGFCKVVADADSGALLGVHMAGAHATDLVAEAVLALHMGASARDVAEAIHAHPTLAEALGEAVLRLE, encoded by the coding sequence ATGTCCAACCAGAAAAAAAAGCTTACCATTATCGGCGGCGGGCCCGGCGGGTACACGGCAGCCTTTGAAGCCGCGCGCGCAGGCATGGACGTGACCCTGGTGGAAAGCCGCGCCATGGGCGGCACCTGTCTCAATAACGGCTGCATCCCCACAAAGACCATCAAGGCCTCAGCCGAGGCCCTTGAAACCGCCCAGAACGCCGCCCGCTTCGGCCTCCGCATTGAAGGCGGCGTCAGCGTTGATCCGGCGGCCGTATTGGCCAGAAAAGAGCGCGTGTGCGACACCCTGCGCACGGGCCTTGAAAAAACCTGCGCAGCCCTGGGCGTCACCCTGGTGCGCGGCAGCGGACGGCTTCTGCATTCCGGCATGGTCCAGGCCGATTGCGCCGATGGAAAGCGGGAAATCGCCTCCGACTACGTCATTCTTGCCACTGGTTCACGGCCTGTCGATCTGCCCGGCCTGCGCGCCGACCACAAGCATATTCTCACCAGCGATGACGCCCTCAAACTGGATTATGTGCCGTCTTCCCTTATCATTGTGGGCGGGGGCGTTATTGGCTGCGAACTGGCCTGCATCTATCAGGCTTTTGGCTCTACGGTCACTGTGGTTGAAGGGCAGAACCGCCTTCTCCCCGTGCCCTCCATTGACGAAGAAGTCAGCACGCTTTTGCAGCGCGAAATGAAAAAGCGCCGCATCACCTGCGAACTGGGGCAGACCCTCACTCAGATTCGTGTGGACGAAAACGGCGTGCATGGCGTTCTTGCCACGTCGCCCTTTGCTGGCCCTGACGCCAAACCCCGGCCTGAAAAGCCGATCTCCGCCGAAATGGTGCTCGTCACCGTGGGGCGGACGCCCAATACCGAAGGCCTTGGCCTCAAGGAAGCTGGCGTTGCCGTGGACGAACGCGGCTGGATCAGGGCGGACGAGCACATGCGTACCTCGGTGCCCAATGTTTACGCCATTGGCGACGCACTTGGCCCTTCGCGCGTCATGCTGGCCCATGTGGCCTCAATGGAGGCCATGTGCGCGGTGAAGGGCTGCCTCAGCGGCGGCCAGGGCCCCATCATGGACTACCGTCACGTGCCCTCGGCCATTTTTACCTCACCCGAAATCGGGTGCGTGGGCATGAGCGAGCGCCAGGCCCGTGACGCTGGATTTGTAGTAAAGACGTCCCTGCTCCACGTGCGTGAGCTTGGCAAGGCCCAGGCCATGGACGCCCTGCCGGGATTCTGCAAGGTGGTGGCCGATGCCGACAGCGGTGCACTGCTGGGCGTGCATATGGCCGGGGCCCACGCCACGGACCTTGTTGCTGAAGCCGTGCTTGCCCTGCATATGGGCGCTTCTGCCAGGGATGTGGCCGAGGCAATCCACGCGCACCCCACATTGGCTGAAGCTCTGGGTGAAGCAGTTCTGCGACTGGAGTAG
- a CDS encoding ABC transporter permease encodes MQETSAPTAVQANNKSADTQSVCNETIQSNGKREFSLIRTLKSEYFLHVISIIAFFGLWQWAATSHVFGHTSALATPFQVLESLRDLSTQKLSGLTLVEHVFISTQRVIIGFFLAVLLGVPLGLFMAFNQTFKAIVKPLFDMFKPMPPLAWISVAILWFGIGEAPKIFIIVIGSFVPVVLNSYSCMQLIEPELFDVVRMIGGKRWDEIRLVCIPGALPAITAGLQIAMSSAWTCVVAAELVNSRSGLGYIIIQGMKLSDPGMIIGGMLIITVVSLIFTQGMTFLTNKLCPWQREIENL; translated from the coding sequence ATGCAAGAGACATCTGCGCCTACCGCCGTGCAGGCCAACAACAAATCCGCAGACACGCAGAGTGTCTGTAACGAAACCATACAGTCCAATGGCAAACGTGAATTTTCGCTGATCCGCACCCTCAAGAGCGAATATTTTCTGCACGTGATATCCATAATCGCCTTTTTCGGGCTTTGGCAGTGGGCTGCTACGTCCCACGTATTCGGGCACACCAGCGCCCTGGCTACCCCCTTTCAGGTGCTGGAAAGCCTGCGTGACCTCAGCACGCAAAAACTTTCAGGTCTGACCCTGGTGGAACATGTGTTCATCAGCACCCAGCGCGTCATCATCGGCTTTTTTCTTGCCGTGCTTCTGGGTGTTCCCCTGGGCCTGTTCATGGCTTTCAACCAGACGTTCAAGGCCATCGTCAAGCCGCTCTTCGACATGTTCAAGCCCATGCCGCCCCTGGCGTGGATATCCGTAGCCATCCTGTGGTTCGGCATCGGCGAAGCGCCCAAGATCTTCATCATTGTCATCGGCTCGTTCGTGCCTGTGGTGCTGAACTCATACAGCTGCATGCAGCTTATCGAACCCGAACTGTTTGACGTCGTGCGCATGATCGGCGGCAAACGCTGGGACGAAATACGCCTTGTGTGCATTCCCGGCGCTCTGCCCGCCATCACCGCCGGTCTTCAGATCGCCATGTCCAGCGCCTGGACGTGCGTGGTCGCGGCCGAGCTGGTCAACTCCCGCTCGGGGCTTGGCTATATCATTATCCAGGGTATGAAACTGTCCGACCCCGGCATGATTATCGGCGGCATGCTCATCATCACCGTGGTGTCGCTGATCTTCACCCAGGGCATGACTTTCCTTACGAACAAGCTTTGCCCGTGGCAGCGTGAAATCGAGAATCTTTAG
- a CDS encoding ABC transporter permease, with translation METNDNAAFRKPFRLRILPVLSVCCFLILWQICIAPPDVEDWRIPSTLLTSPLDVLRLMIDKLTNAAPDGAVLLQHAWVSMQEAFLGYVLALLVGLPLGLAMGWFTTVRGLVRPIFEIIRPIPPVAWIPLTIFWFGIGLPGKVFIIWLSGIVPCVINTYTGVKMTNPVHIQMARTYGASDWQIFTTICVPSALPMVFGALQIALAYCWVTLVAAELLASDQGLGYLITIGRMLGRTDLVVVGMVSVGIAGAIIGFIIDKIESRLLAGIRR, from the coding sequence ATGGAAACCAACGATAACGCCGCGTTTCGCAAGCCTTTTCGGCTTCGCATTCTTCCAGTGCTCAGCGTCTGCTGCTTTTTGATCCTGTGGCAGATCTGCATCGCGCCGCCAGATGTTGAAGACTGGCGCATTCCCAGCACCCTGCTGACATCGCCGCTGGACGTGCTGCGCCTCATGATTGACAAGCTGACCAACGCCGCCCCTGACGGCGCAGTGCTTTTGCAGCACGCCTGGGTCAGCATGCAGGAAGCTTTTTTGGGCTATGTGCTTGCGCTGCTCGTCGGCCTGCCCCTGGGCCTGGCCATGGGCTGGTTCACCACCGTGCGCGGCCTTGTACGCCCCATTTTTGAAATCATCCGCCCCATCCCGCCCGTGGCGTGGATTCCGCTGACCATTTTCTGGTTCGGCATCGGTCTGCCCGGCAAGGTTTTCATCATCTGGCTTTCGGGCATTGTTCCCTGCGTCATCAATACCTATACCGGCGTAAAGATGACCAATCCCGTGCATATCCAGATGGCCAGAACCTACGGTGCCTCCGACTGGCAGATATTTACCACCATCTGCGTGCCCTCTGCCCTGCCCATGGTGTTCGGCGCGCTGCAAATCGCGCTGGCCTACTGCTGGGTTACCCTTGTGGCCGCCGAACTGCTGGCTTCCGACCAGGGCCTTGGCTACCTCATCACCATCGGCCGTATGCTTGGCCGCACCGACCTTGTTGTTGTGGGCATGGTGAGCGTGGGCATTGCCGGCGCCATCATCGGCTTCATCATCGACAAAATTGAATCCCGGCTGCTGGCCGGTATCAGGAGATAG
- a CDS encoding sigma-54 interaction domain-containing protein has translation MFPVAAFPVLDVEKSYRRLLNHLPGMAYRCRILNGSDEPLGFLVNELEFISRGTYEFLGVTPDEMMGGHHNTIERMTHPDDLDSSRAAIRDSIVAHRPYQVMYRLLLPSGRVKWLWDQGEGVYDENGCPRYLEGLIMDVSEQKFQELALLEENQALRTSVINLYGLGNIVGKSEPMRRIYNQILKAAETDSNVIIYGETGCGKDLVAQNIHEYSGRKGRYVPVNCGAIPEQLLESEFFGHVKGAFSGAHANKEGYIGAANGGTLFLDEIGELPLHLQVKLLRALENKMYTPVGGNTPKESSFRLIAATNQDLSRMVREKKMRSDFYYRINVLSLTLPPLRERHGDIPLLVEAWLEKKDCNMVLPPHVRLIIEQYDWPGNVRELHNFLDRFLAFGEEALNSLGDAGRADLLLATPQGITLDEAVDQLEERMIRQSLERCRWHRGKAAESLGLNLRTFQRKMKRLCMNSDRKQGVS, from the coding sequence ATGTTCCCAGTCGCCGCTTTTCCTGTTCTGGACGTTGAAAAAAGTTATCGACGCTTGCTCAATCACCTCCCAGGGATGGCGTACCGTTGCCGTATTCTCAACGGGAGCGACGAACCACTTGGTTTTCTGGTAAATGAACTGGAGTTTATAAGCAGGGGCACGTACGAGTTTTTGGGCGTTACCCCGGACGAAATGATGGGAGGACACCACAACACCATCGAGCGCATGACCCACCCGGACGACCTGGATTCAAGCAGGGCCGCCATACGCGACAGTATTGTCGCCCACAGGCCGTACCAGGTTATGTACCGCCTGCTGCTTCCCTCTGGCCGTGTGAAGTGGCTGTGGGACCAGGGCGAGGGCGTGTATGACGAAAACGGCTGTCCCCGGTATCTGGAAGGGCTGATAATGGACGTCAGCGAACAGAAATTTCAGGAACTTGCCCTGCTTGAAGAAAACCAGGCCCTGCGCACGTCAGTGATCAACCTTTACGGCCTCGGCAACATTGTGGGAAAAAGCGAACCCATGCGCCGCATATACAATCAGATTCTGAAGGCGGCTGAAACGGATTCCAACGTCATCATTTATGGCGAAACCGGCTGTGGCAAGGATCTGGTGGCGCAAAACATCCACGAATACAGCGGGCGTAAAGGCCGCTATGTGCCGGTCAACTGCGGGGCCATCCCCGAGCAGCTGCTTGAAAGCGAATTTTTCGGGCATGTCAAAGGAGCCTTTTCCGGGGCGCACGCCAACAAGGAAGGCTACATCGGCGCGGCGAACGGCGGTACGCTCTTTCTTGATGAAATAGGTGAGTTGCCCCTGCACCTTCAGGTCAAGCTGCTACGCGCCCTGGAAAACAAGATGTACACGCCTGTGGGTGGCAATACCCCCAAAGAATCTTCCTTTCGCCTGATCGCCGCCACCAACCAGGATCTCTCGCGCATGGTGCGTGAAAAAAAGATGCGCTCAGACTTTTACTACCGCATCAACGTGCTTTCTCTGACTCTGCCGCCCTTGCGGGAACGCCATGGAGATATCCCCTTGCTGGTGGAGGCCTGGCTTGAGAAAAAAGACTGTAACATGGTGCTGCCGCCGCACGTTCGCTTGATTATCGAGCAGTACGATTGGCCCGGCAACGTGCGCGAGCTGCACAACTTTCTTGACCGCTTTCTCGCTTTTGGCGAAGAGGCGCTGAACTCGCTTGGCGATGCCGGGCGGGCTGATCTTTTGTTGGCGACGCCGCAGGGCATCACGCTTGATGAAGCCGTGGACCAGCTTGAAGAAAGGATGATCCGGCAGAGCCTTGAGCGATGTCGTTGGCACAGGGGTAAGGCCGCCGAGTCCCTTGGTCTGAACCTGCGCACATTTCAGAGAAAGATGAAGCGCCTTTGCATGAACTCTGACCGCAAGCAGGGAGTTTCCTAG
- a CDS encoding DMT family transporter, whose amino-acid sequence MKNLSRAATSCQNKELAFVRKGLFLATLTGVIFCWDGIVLKKGLLTEPFNSPALWLLAPLFAAGFHDLSAAVMSAVINFRQGKIREIERTLLSKPGKLCILGACFGAPLGMGGYLMSLSLAGPAYTLPITTLYPAMAAVLARIFLKEHISPRGACGLVLCVIGAFAIGWTPPPGGGSGPAFYAGIAFAFLAAFGWAAEGVCVTSSMDFIEPGVALNVYQIISSLLYFTIIIPIAYASLVLHGVGIEAPAELAGAFLSSPALISFALAGFIGCLSYRCWYAGMNMTGVSRAMALNVTYALWGVLFSVFFAEVTITENLVLGALGIFAGIILVVGNPREMINLRAAAEA is encoded by the coding sequence ATGAAAAACCTTTCCCGCGCAGCCACGTCATGCCAGAACAAAGAGTTGGCATTCGTACGCAAGGGGCTTTTTCTCGCGACTCTTACAGGAGTGATTTTCTGCTGGGACGGCATCGTCCTCAAAAAAGGACTCCTGACGGAGCCTTTCAACTCGCCCGCCCTGTGGCTGCTGGCTCCCCTGTTCGCCGCCGGATTTCACGATCTTTCCGCTGCCGTCATGTCAGCTGTCATCAACTTCAGGCAGGGCAAAATTCGGGAAATAGAGCGCACCCTGCTCAGTAAACCGGGCAAACTGTGCATTCTTGGGGCATGTTTTGGCGCTCCTCTGGGCATGGGGGGCTATCTTATGTCCCTCTCTCTGGCAGGGCCTGCGTACACGTTGCCCATTACCACTCTGTATCCGGCCATGGCCGCCGTGCTGGCCCGCATATTCCTTAAGGAACACATTTCCCCTAGAGGCGCATGTGGTCTTGTGCTCTGCGTCATTGGCGCGTTTGCCATCGGCTGGACCCCGCCGCCAGGCGGCGGTTCTGGGCCGGCTTTTTACGCGGGCATCGCCTTTGCCTTTCTGGCCGCTTTCGGTTGGGCGGCTGAAGGCGTCTGCGTTACTTCTAGCATGGACTTCATCGAGCCTGGTGTCGCACTCAATGTGTACCAGATTATTTCAAGCCTATTGTATTTCACAATTATCATACCAATTGCCTACGCCTCGCTTGTGCTCCACGGGGTCGGCATAGAGGCCCCGGCTGAACTGGCCGGGGCCTTCCTCAGCAGCCCGGCCCTCATATCCTTCGCACTGGCCGGATTCATCGGCTGCCTCTCCTACAGGTGCTGGTATGCGGGCATGAACATGACCGGCGTCAGCCGGGCCATGGCCCTCAATGTGACCTATGCCTTGTGGGGGGTGCTTTTCAGCGTATTTTTCGCCGAAGTGACCATTACCGAAAACCTTGTCCTGGGCGCGCTGGGCATATTTGCCGGAATCATTCTGGTTGTTGGCAATCCGCGTGAAATGATCAACCTGCGCGCGGCGGCGGAAGCATGA
- a CDS encoding ABC transporter ATP-binding protein, whose protein sequence is MQQSADCTGFDAKIAVRDLTKTYGDLVVLDKINFSIKRGELVSIVGPTGCGKTTFLNCMSKLTETTSGNIYIDGEVANPRKHNLAFVFQEPTALPWLTVSENVGYGMRIKKMPKPEMEKRLDFILDLVGLKDTANLYPNQVSASMMQRIAVARAFAVNPDLLLMDEPYGQLDVKLRFYLEDELVKLWQTLKSTVLFVTHNIEEAVYVADRILVLSPKPTKVRAEVVVDLPRPRDFRDPKFIELRRQVTDLIRWW, encoded by the coding sequence GTGCAGCAAAGTGCTGACTGTACCGGTTTCGACGCGAAAATTGCCGTCCGGGACCTTACCAAAACGTATGGGGATCTTGTTGTTCTGGACAAGATCAACTTCAGCATCAAGCGAGGAGAGCTGGTCAGCATTGTTGGCCCCACCGGATGCGGCAAAACGACGTTTCTTAACTGCATGTCCAAGCTCACTGAGACCACTTCCGGCAATATTTATATTGACGGTGAGGTGGCCAACCCGCGCAAACACAATCTGGCTTTCGTCTTTCAGGAACCCACGGCGCTTCCCTGGCTGACCGTGTCTGAAAACGTGGGCTACGGCATGCGCATTAAAAAAATGCCCAAGCCGGAAATGGAAAAACGCCTGGACTTTATTCTTGACCTTGTGGGCCTTAAAGATACCGCCAATCTTTACCCCAACCAGGTTTCGGCCAGCATGATGCAACGCATCGCCGTGGCCCGCGCCTTTGCCGTCAATCCCGACCTGCTGCTGATGGACGAACCCTACGGTCAGCTCGACGTCAAGCTGCGCTTCTACCTTGAAGACGAACTGGTGAAGCTGTGGCAGACCCTGAAGAGCACCGTGCTTTTCGTCACTCACAATATTGAGGAAGCCGTGTACGTGGCTGACCGTATTCTCGTTCTAAGCCCCAAGCCCACCAAGGTTCGCGCGGAGGTAGTTGTTGACCTGCCGCGCCCGAGGGATTTCAGGGACCCGAAATTCATCGAACTTCGCCGGCAGGTCACTGACCTCATCCGCTGGTGGTAG